Within Hydra vulgaris chromosome 02, alternate assembly HydraT2T_AEP, the genomic segment TGAAAATACCACAAATACCATAGTGTTctaatttagaaatcaaaatgttatgatcaaccgtatcaaaagctatttgtaaatctataaaaataccacAAACAAAATGACCAGTGTCAAGAGCTTTTCTGATTATTTCAGTTATACTTATCAATGCATGGTAGAATGTTTTGAAcgaaaacaaaattgaaattcaTTTAAACAGTCAAAAGAGTTAAGAAAAGAGTACACTCTAGAATgcattaatttttcaagaagCTTACTAATGTTAGATATAAGAGAAATAGGTCTGCAAGTTAGTGCATAAAAGTTTAGagcagtttttaaatattggaataatACAAGATAATTATAAATTCGGAAAAGTTCAATTTATGaatgatatattaaatagtttagaaagaatatttgaaaattcatAGTTAAAATCGATAAGAATGTTTGTGAGAATGCTATTTGGGCCTATTGACTTTCTTGGCTTCAAATTAGATATAAGAGATAGAACTTCAGGAATATTTGTTGGAGATAGAAGTAGACTGAAAATTTGGATATTTAAGATAATTTGTATAGTTTATGTAAGACAAATAAATATTGGATTTAAGTTTTTGTGCGGcgtttgtaaaaaaaagggTTAAACTTTTTAGAGATTAGATTTGGTTCAGTTATATATGTTTCATTATCTTGTAAACAGTTGGAAGATGAGTGGTTAGAGTTTTagacatttattaaattatttattcctTTCCAAATTTcgcaaagattttttacattttctgtaaaaaactttttaaaatttttttactaagctTAATTAAGGTAATTATCATGTATTTATATTGTTTGAAAGtagttttaaatgtgtttatgcTTCTAATATCTTTTGatcttagaattttttttttaaaagattgtgtATTTGAATTGATTCTAAGATTCCCTTTATTAGAATTgcttttatgtaatttactcAACTATTTACATTCAAcagattttattcaaaatattaaacattatatctattatttttgctttttgcatttaaataagtattaagtAAGATCTTATGTAAATAAGATCTTATGTAAGGATTTCATAGTCCCTCTCTAGCTGGGTATAATAGGAgtgaataataacttttattaaagtttataattttttttaaacttttacaatttttcatagtttaatttttttagaataaaagaagaaaagcaaaattaaaatattattttatcgtgAATTTTGAAGTTATAAGTGTAGTTATATATTGCTTTTCTGATTTATAACAGGTTTATTGTTGTCatgttaaaaatgcatttaaatatattgaaaataaaagcaattatcaaaataatagtacaagtaatcaaaataaatttaaaaaatttacgtactttgttttatgttactttattaaatatgtttttattatatatgttttgttatatttttactttgttattattatttttatctacttttaagagttaattattttacaaaacatttttttggaacttatgattaattttttggAACTTATGAtgacttttttagaaaactcTTATATCTTCTTGATATCTTTCAAGTAAACAATAAACTGAACTGttgaaaagatttattttttattgcttacattataatattttacgGCTTACATTATCTCTTGTAATCATGTAAAAATACATCTAGTTACATTGTAATAAATAGttcatagtttttaatatttcattgaagtaaatagtatataaatagtataaaagaaaataaaaaaaattaaactgttatagaaaaaatattgaattttttaattgattcctatgaaaatacttgtaatatatttttatttatataatttttatacaaaacaaataagttttaaaacaaataacctACAAAACAAATAACCTACAAAACAAGTAACCTATAAAGCAAATAACCTACAAAATAAATAACCTACAAAACAAGTAACCTATAAAGCAAATAACCTACAAAACAAATAACCTACAAAACAAgtaacctataaaaaaaataacctgcAAAATAAATAACCTTCAAAGCAAATaacttacaaaataaataacctACAAAACAAataacctaaaaacaaataacctACAAAACTaatattctacaaaaaaaataatctacaaAACATATTGGGCTATTGCTCTTAACATATCAAaggctttcgacaaagtttggcatgctggtcttctccataagcttgtttcatataGTGTATCTTGGAGAGTTTTTGcgattatcaaattttttctttttaactgctttattaaaatcatcctcgaaggccaacactccttcatttccagtaacttctgggatacctcaaggttctattcttgatcctgttttgtttattatctacattaatgatcctCCCAACAACCTTACacctaaagtagctctttttgctgttGACTCagctttatactcctgtcttgaccaaaaatcttcttattttgatcgcttagaacaggcagccaatcttgaatccggtatcacttctgtaacagattagggctcacagtggcttgtaaaatttaattctttatgtcttcttggaataacgtttactactgacctatcatggaaaccatttatacaatcgattgctaaattagaaTCTGCTAAgattgcttctctttatcgtgcttgccactTTTTCTCTCCTGATTTCATTTTCTACCTCTAAAAATCTCTTATTcttccctgtatggaatactgttgtcatatttggactggttcttctaatgatactCTGTCttttctagacaaggtccaaaaatgcattataAACATTGTTGGATCtgctctatctgctaagcttgagcctttTTCCCATCGACCGTCGTTcaagttgcatctttttctctTTACTACAAATACCATCATGGttactgctcaaaggagctatcatctctagttccatcaactaaaactcattcttgcttgactcgtCATACAGCAAAGTcttattcttttactgtatctgtccctgcatgctctaaaaacttttatttgtctagttttttccctgcacttcaaccctttggaactctctcccatgtttatgtttttctgaCTCATTCAACCttaaacttttcaagtcttctgtcaaccatttgcttgctctataactctattctttttttctagtagcTTCCAACTTAGTAGTttcttgcagccttgttgggagtgaatcagaataataattaaaaaaaaacaaataacctacaaaacaaataacatataaaacaaataacttataaaacaaacaacttataaaacaaataacttataaaacaaataacttataaaacaaataacttgcAAAACAAGTAACTTACAAAACAAATAACTTACAAAACTAAaacctataaaatattttaaataaaaaaatcagttttttattttcatgataAAGGTAAAACGAATTTTACTAAGTTCTTCTGCAACTCTTTATAAAGAAAATGGAACAAAAGGATTTTTTAGaggtataaaaaaacttttctctgtatcatatatgtttgtattaaaaaaaattttatcattcattttgaaaaatcctttttcaataaaaatcattttgattttcattatgtttatttttaacaacttttttttattgagctccattttaaaaaatggctaaaGAGTGATTTTaagattcaaattttttttttttaacataaataatttcttcTTTCTACATTAAGTAATTATTAGCAAGTTTGCagtgtattaaatttttcaattataaataactttgaaattatttatgGTCAATGATCTAAGTGATTAATGATGAGTGAGTGATAATCCTTGATGTGATTATCAGAGGTAAGATAAGGATACAGCAtacaacaataattataattaggGTATAATTAGTGTTTTCTGAAATTTTGGAGGTTTGATTGTATCTATATCAGTAAAGCATATaattcatgtaatttttttttttttaaacaaaaaaataaattatatgaattatatGCTTTTGCTTTAGAAGTCAAATTAGTAAAAGTGATTGTCTCTTCTCTTTATTACTATAATGTTTCATAAATCTTACAATAATAATTCATCCAATGCAGGTACCTATATGTATTACCATGCATACTTGCCCTAAGTTTCTTATCCACGTCCTGTTTTTACCTTAGTCACAAATCTTCCCGgaatttttactataaaaaagattttctataaaaatatgttgatattttttaatattatttcaaacaaaatttaaaaaataaatgatggcgttgtgatttttttctttgattggcAGAGCTCATTTCAGTTAtgcacataaaaattttatattttcatttaaatcattaattagattctttaattaaaatccTTAATTGATTTTCCTTCACATTATACATTGCCaactattaatatattttccttCACATTATACATTGCCaactattaatatattttccttCACATTATACATCGccaactaataatatattttaaatgttagcAAATATAGTAATTTGATTTGATAACCtctttataattgtaaaaaaaatattgtttgatgACCTAAAATTTTAGTTCTTCTGAATATAACTcaataacaaaatgttgtttttctgaaaataactcaataacaaaatgttgtttttctgaATATAACTCAATAAcaaaatgatgttaaaaaaacttcttgtactcattttagttaaagtttaaatcacaaagtttaaattattcatttattttagatGTTAATAATCATGACAATTAAATttgagaataaatttttaatcatataaaatttttgatcgTCAATTTGACACTTGGTATCCTCAAGTCTTTGAATAAGTTAAACCAGTAGGCATGGAGTAAATAAGCTTTTTCAAGTATTCAAGAGTGAAAGATTAAATCCTTAACAGACTTAATTAGAGGCCAATCCGATTGGTTTTTTGTGTGCAGGCTATCAGTATTTTCaatgttttgataaaagttttgataaacaagaTAATTGATAAATTTCAATGATTTTGATAAATGGACATATCCAAAAAGTCACGCATGGAAACTCGTAATTGTTTTGtccatttttttcataaatataaaactagcCATCTCCAATTTACTCCTatttaattcatatatatatatataaatattttgtaaataaaaatggtatacATAAGTAATGCTATCAAAGTATAAATTTAGTTTGAAGTGGAATCAAACACAAAACAGAAAAGGGCCatttttagttactagataaataaactttaattcctcGGAAAGTATTAGTTTTAgcagtatactttttttttttaataatttttttagatattagtaaagattttagtaaagatttttagaaagttttggGATTGCACTATGTATCTTGGagttacaacaattttttaaatgcagttCAAGAATGACCACATGGAAGTTGTGAATTTATCAACTtcatgcatttatttttatgaaaaaattgcttgtgagtatttcaagtaaaattttatttttacaactcgtatttttgatgagaaatagcagacatcaaaaaaatttttatgaacaacaaaacaaataatCAGAAAAAACAGCTGTCGTACCATATGTCtaatgttttcataaaaacagCTGTCGTACCATATGTCCaatgttttcataaaaacagCTGTCGTACCATATGTCCaatgttttcataaaaacagCTGTCGTACCATATGTACaatgttttcataaaaacacCTGTCGCACCATATGTCCaatgttttcataaaaacacCTGTCGTACCATATGTCCaatgttttcataaaaacacCTGTCATACCATATGTCCaatgttttcataaaaacagCTGTCGTACCATATGTCCaatgttttcataaaaacagCTGTCGTACCATATGTCCaatgttttcataaaaactaataaaaggaGTGTAacaaccaaatttttttaattccatcACCCAATACAATAACTTAATTCATATATTAGTTTTACAACATAAAGACAACACTCACATATTGGTATCATCTTCTAATCAAGAATGAGATCTTGGTATTTAGTAATTACAAGTTATAATAGTCATTCATAGTATACTAAAGCACAATTGTCAGCACAATCAAAACAGGCAGCAGCCAAAGCCAGTGCATCACTAGCATTGCTCAAAAGGAAGTTTAAGTACTGGAATGCATAAATACTCAAAACACTCTATAGCatatcacggctgtttcaaactgagcttaacggcttcttgttattttttgaaaatattggcttaaggggtgttactaaaacttctataactatataaaaatattaaagataattttgttttgtaaaaagaataaaaacaccaataaaatgtttcatcttacaacatttaatgcattagtaaaaaaccttctttaagtttaaaaaaaacgcgACAAATGATGAAGTTGGCTGAATTCAattaatttgatgttactttttatcaaaaaaaaatcagaaaaatttatttctgatagTTATTCTCAAATATACCCATTGTTTGaccattataaaaacaaaaaaaccttatttaattgtttaaggaTAGCTAAAACAGACTTTATTGAGGTCTGAAAGCAAACTGCACTATTcgcaaagttatgaaaaatgtagttaaaagggggattagctgttaaaagagtatatttttaaacctaggagttcttgttttagaaacttattttccTAAGCCAATAAATTCATTGCATTGTAAAATAAAGCCAGATTTCGATTTTGGAATATTTagtcaaaacatttaaagcttgagcatttatttttttctgtgcatacagttctaataatatggtgttaagttgttaataaataaacactcaccaagtctaataaaataattcatgaccaaatttgagtttaagtttttgaattaacctcgcttttggtagtagaattGTTTTATAGCACTTGAATCTATAGTCTCTTCTCTCAGTAAATAAAGTGTTTGAATATACAAATAGctaattgaaatcttttgaaaatttgtttttattcccattaaaaactgttttataatcaGTTGGTTTACTGATAGGTTCTTTAAGTAGTAAACTATCTTTGTACATCCAATTGATATCAGATTCATACTCATGCTAAACCAGAAAAACAATTGCTCCactcaaaattttgataacgtttacaaattcttaatttgttgaactaaatttttacaccaacttgatatgagatttatattccattctttaaccagcGAGGAGGTATGTAGAGCAGAGGTACTGCAAAGGTAGAACTAACTTCTGGTGATAAACATCGAATGGATatgtaatatatctataaaaaaatgttgcatataATGAAggacaatacattttttaaattaaatacacaaACATACAAGATCATACCCAACCAACATACCAGTTGCTCTGATtacaagttaatatataaaagctagatttttacatacatttgatGCAAGACTagtattccattctttaacctgagcGAAGGTATTGCATACGTATAAATAACTTCTGAAGATAGGAACAGAATGGGCacctacctaatatataaaatcaatatattaaaaaataatattttaaactaacattacaCAAATATTAGAacagaataaaattatcttatatataaattaaagatcTCATACAATTTATCTTacttgtaaatagttttttttttgttgttgttgtttttaattttttaaatattttaactaaatttgatgaccacaaacaagacaaagaccttgtctataaaatgaattttcgccacgctcagaacacacaacacacttttTCACCTTAGAGGCTTAaagcttcctatcagctttgctgtgcaattcaaagtgttttaaaacaagatgcagcttCTGCTCCTGATTTCTTACTGAATGCAACTGtttaattccttatttacgctattatgcaaacactctccctcctcttcacttagcaacccaatagttttatggaattttacaaatagtggcacattaaaaataagttcatgcatttttcgtGTGATACTTTCATTtggaaagcaagcatgaaactcaatagcaaataaatttatatattgatgaagctcagtaattagcctaatactcatagtctctaattgagaacttaatgagttacaatgtgtgTTGAGAGCcctatttttagaatttaaatctgTAATTTCAGCTTCCAACTTAAATacttgcatttaaaatttttctatttgctccatatttgttttattttcagaagttAATTGATCAATTTGATTCAGTAGCTCCTGACTgttatttaaagtgaaaaagtCATCTGCatctgctaattttttttttttgggtggaGCTTGcgacagttgcattttaaaaagttcttcgttttttatagctttaaaattttttttatattttttttggcgTGTTAACTTTAGGCACATTTTATCAAACTCGTCATTACTAGGCATATCAAAATcaattggcaaaaaaaaactcataaactaaataaatcacctCTTATTTTAAAGACTGTCATTAAAATGGAAATGACATTGTTACTAATCTTATCTGTCCTAATTAATCGCTTAACAAAAGGAAAGTTACATCTATCTTCCCAACCATTTTTCCATCCAATATGTTGTTTTAGAATTTCCCTCTCAGTTGAATACattgttatcaaaataatattgacttattaataaatataataaaaacaaataaaataatattaattaacaaatatatgcaCTAGATAAAAGTGGATTTAACAACTTATCTGATATTAGTTTGATAATCCAAAGAGAAAAATTCCGCGtaactttgtttacttttatactTCAAAAGTTGACTCGCCGAAACAGTTGTTTAGAGAATATTCGTTAATAAATAGTTTGGGACGTAACGCATAAAGGTTACGTCATCGCAAAAAAACGTCAACACAAATGTACACCTAAAACTAACAAGATTAGTTGTAAaacatgacatttttgaaaacatatttcataacatagctgAAGGCacgtaaaatgatttttttatttttatttgcctaaaaagttgaaatttcaTTAACTTACGTCTTCCatcaaaaaattagaaaagtagttctaaattattaaaaatattttggcagtatttatttttataccaattaatgtaaatatttatttaacaaggaaagatagatcttttatatttttttaattgcaagatgaaagcatttatataaaaaagttactattaatttaaagtttgtgaatttttatactttttatgcggaaatacttttttttttgataaactcatgACGTCACGCTCGTTTTTATactgagtgaaacagccgtgatatATGTGAAGCCACACCTAAAATATGGCAAGCCAATATGGGCTCCAATAAACAAAGCTGATGATTCAAAGAAGAGCCACCAAATTAGGTAATTGGTTAAGGAGCCTTAAATATGAAGAATGATTATTTTATCTCAACATCCAATCAGTTAAAGTCTGAAGTACAAGGGCTAATTCAATTCAATATTTTAAGGTAAACACAGGTCTTAACAGTTCATCCTGGTTCCACCCACCATGCAGGTGCAACCAGGATGAATTGTTCTAGCTCTGTATACTGTCCCAAGCCCCTTGTGCAGTTAGAGGTATAAAGAATGATCGAACAGTCAACACAAATTTCAAAATCACAACAGTTTTGTAATTgcaagataaatataaattacattaacttttatacacatattttataaaaatttttttttaatttctatagttttttttgtttttttatgtttttttacattttatgtttttttatgcttttttatacTTGGGGTCAACCTTAAACAAGAAAATTGCAAAAAGAGTTGTGCAATACtgtcatttaacattttttctcaaACTAAGTAGTTGACATTTGGAATAAACTTcctcagtaggttcatcaggaccccctgatgaacctactgatggagaaacatgCTGAtgaaaacaactaaaaattaaataagtgtttttactaatttattacagagctctgttctttaagaacatttagcactctatttgtagaatacactaacataatttttatatatatatatatatatatatatatatatatatatatatatatatatatatatatatatatatatatatatatatatatatatatagatatatatatatataaattacctatatatatatataaaaaacctatatatatatatatatatatatatataaattacctatatatatatatataaaacctatatatatatatatatatatatatatatatatatatatatatatatatatatatatatatatatatatatagatatatatatatatataaattacctatatatatatataaaaaacctatatatatatatatatatatatatataaattacctatatatatatatataaaacctatatatatatatatatatatatatatatatatatatatatatatatatatatatatatatatatatatatatatatatatatatatatatatatatatatatatatatatatatatatatatatatataggtttattACCCACTTTACTTGCAATATTTCCTTACAATGGTATAAACTTTGCGTTATATGGATCGTTTAAAAGAGCTTGGCTTTTATTGTCGATCGAGGTGAGttattatattcaatattttagtaaaaaataattgaaaaaaaatattttaaatgtaatattaattggtttattaatattaatcaaTATTAATTGGTTTTACCTTTAAAGAATAAAGAGACTAATGTTTCACGTCTTTGTTGTGGAGCACTTAGTGGTCTTGGAAGTAAACTAATCCTTCTACCATTTGATACAGTAAAAAAGCATTTGCAAGTTCAAGGTTTAAATGATTATACTAATGAGTACAAAGGAATGTTTCactgttttaaatgtttagtgaAGAAGAAAGGATTTATGATACTGTATAGTGGAACATTTCCTGCAGTTTTAAAAGTatgatttatatgtttttttaattttaacttattttttttgttttgaataacttttctttttttgtttgtttatagtcTGTGGTTGTTGTGGCAACAAGCTTTGGTTTCTATGAGCTTATTTGTGATATGCTTAATTATATTGACCCctaattaatactttttagatattgtttatatacaatttctaatgaaataaattattgaatattgaaTTACATACATAACACAtaagtattgtttttaataaatgaatacatAATAAcaagtattttctttttagtaataattattttcttctaataatcaaatattaatacaaatattacattataaaatattattaaaaatattacataaaatatataaagataaaatactatttgcataagttttttttgcaaatcgGCACAGTTgcttcaatttttgaaataatattggtacaaatcaacaaatcaaaaaatagaaattttgatTTGCTAATTATACACTTTACAAATCTGTTTATGTCACTTAAagactattaaatttattgtgcATGTTTTAACTGTGTAACTATAGTTACATATACACAATTACATATAGACAggtaaagaatttattttatataattttttaatttttgttttagcttatatattattttacttaataacatGTATAGTATAATTGTGCATGTAACAGAAAGATGTGACATTAAGTAGATGCAAATTAACTGAAGTAGGTAAAGCAATATCAAGTGCACATTTCtctactaatttaaaaaacttttttttttttatatagaagtatacaacaaacaacaaaaagttattttccattaatgatcattttataatagtaataaagaagtaataacaataataaaaacaatgataattatgaaagtaattaaataaaaaatataataagataacaaatttaatacaatttgttataataataagttgcaataataaaaaatagaaaataaaaaataatagtagttatatgtattatattatttataataataagttgaTGATTTATAAGGATGGTGTCAGAAGTCCATATGAGtgagaccttttttttaatatgatataactaataataaacacataactaaaaaaaagtttgtaatggAAGAGAGTTAGGttcttaacataaattaaagaCAACAGAGGACCAACAGCAGAACCTTGAGAATCATAACACATTACAGATTTATTTCTAGAATTGAAATCAATAATACTCACAAATTGTTTTCGATCAGAAAGAAATGATATAAACCATTTACAACAATGGGAGTTCCATaatgtttttagtaatttaaaaaatcaagtattgCAGTTGActatatcaaaagctttttgtaaaACGAAAAAGACACCACAATCATTAAAgcttttctgattttttcaattttgttcaaaacatGACAACttcaatgttttaattgaaaagcttcttacataacttcgtggattcagacTGGCACGGAATCTTTTGTTCCCTcacgacgattccaggtcaagcctcgctctcctccatggttttcctcacacaGTGCTGCTGCGAATGCCAATCAAAactgttacttccatatctatcagcaaaacaattctccagaaaacagacatctgtttattactgctagaaaccattgtaaaaaggttttgtctaacgccaaagcccgcttttcttaggtcatgaaatctcatatctcatctcaaaaattaggctctcgtgacttctggaaaatgtttaatagtattattaataagggcaaatttttaattctacCTCTCTtatatggttcagactttgtcacctcacctaaagacaaagctgaattgtttgctaagaacttttcatcaatatcatctcttgattccactagttgcgttctacctgattgccaacaaacaggttgatccattgctt encodes:
- the LOC101241279 gene encoding mitochondrial thiamine pyrophosphate carrier isoform X2, whose translation is MGENLDLKKFKPIHYTIAGATSGALTRIISQPLDVLKIRFQIKSAKIENVNSNGLIRTVKLIYLNEGLFAFWKGHVPAQALSITFGSFMFTSYEILHSSRFLSEITVYPSALDFLCGGLAGMFASTACQPFDVIRTRVVAQDKAFKVKRILLSSSATLYKENGTKGFFRGLLPTLLAIFPYNGINFALYGSFKRAWLLLSIENKETNVSRLCCGALSGLGSKLILLPFDTVKKHLQVQGLNDYTNEYKGMFHCFKCLVKKKGFMILYSGTFPAVLKSVVVVATSFGFYELICDMLNYIDP